A part of Campylobacter ureolyticus ACS-301-V-Sch3b genomic DNA contains:
- the radA gene encoding DNA repair protein RadA, with translation MAKKKTVFECSACGNKQAKWMGKCPECGAWDSFVELNEEQIKFIETSSKIITTPNKAQEICDIKIEDVKRVSTEDKELDLVLGGGIVEGSLVLIGGSPGIGKSTLLLKIASNLAKKSLKVLYVSGEESLSQIKLRADRLNAVSKNLYLLAEISLENIKNELLQNEYKFLVIDSIQTLYSDAITSAPGSVSQVREITFELMRIAKEKGISVFIIGHITKEGSIAGPRVLEHMVDVVLYFEGDSSKELRVLRGFKNRFGSTSEVGIFEMSDKGLISAKDVASKFFTRGSAVSGSAITVIMEGSRPLIVEIQALVCESSYPKRSSTGYDKNRLDMIIALLDRKMEILLGHYDVFINVIGGVKISETAADLAVVAAIVSSFKNRPISKESIFLGEVSLNGEIRDISNLDLRVKEAKMQNFRNVIAPSLPIEEKGIKIFKTKEIRQILDMM, from the coding sequence ATGGCTAAAAAAAAGACAGTTTTTGAATGTAGTGCATGTGGAAACAAACAAGCCAAATGGATGGGAAAATGTCCTGAATGTGGTGCTTGGGATAGTTTTGTAGAACTAAATGAAGAACAAATTAAATTTATAGAAACTTCTTCAAAAATAATAACTACTCCAAATAAAGCACAAGAAATTTGTGATATAAAAATAGAAGATGTTAAAAGAGTCTCAACAGAAGATAAAGAGCTTGATTTGGTTTTAGGTGGTGGGATAGTAGAAGGCTCGCTTGTGTTAATTGGTGGAAGTCCTGGGATTGGCAAATCAACGCTTTTGCTAAAAATAGCTTCAAATTTGGCAAAAAAATCTTTAAAAGTCCTCTATGTAAGCGGAGAAGAAAGTCTTAGTCAAATAAAACTAAGAGCAGATAGGTTAAATGCTGTTTCAAAAAATTTATATCTTTTGGCTGAAATTTCACTTGAAAATATCAAAAATGAACTTTTACAAAATGAGTATAAATTTCTAGTTATAGATAGTATCCAAACTCTTTATAGTGATGCTATCACATCAGCTCCAGGATCTGTTTCACAAGTAAGAGAAATAACATTTGAGCTAATGCGAATAGCTAAAGAAAAAGGAATTTCTGTTTTTATCATAGGTCACATCACAAAAGAAGGCTCAATTGCAGGTCCTAGAGTGCTTGAACACATGGTTGATGTGGTGCTTTACTTTGAGGGGGATTCTAGTAAAGAATTAAGAGTTTTAAGAGGATTTAAAAACCGTTTTGGCTCAACAAGTGAAGTTGGCATATTTGAAATGAGCGATAAAGGCTTAATAAGTGCAAAAGATGTAGCAAGTAAATTTTTTACAAGAGGATCTGCTGTAAGTGGAAGCGCAATAACAGTTATAATGGAAGGTTCTCGCCCATTAATAGTAGAAATTCAAGCCCTAGTTTGTGAAAGCTCATATCCAAAAAGAAGTTCAACTGGATATGATAAAAACAGACTTGATATGATAATAGCCTTACTTGATAGAAAAATGGAAATTTTACTTGGACATTATGATGTTTTTATAAATGTAATTGGCGGTGTTAAGATAAGTGAAACTGCTGCAGATTTAGCCGTAGTTGCGGCAATTGTAAGTAGTTTTAAAAATCGTCCAATTAGCAAAGAGAGTATATTTTTAGGCGAAGTTAGCTTAAATGGTGAAATTCGTGATATTTCAAACCTAGATCTTAGAGTAAAAGAAGCTAAAATGCAAAATTTTAGAAATGTTATAGCCCCATCTTTGCCAATTGAAGAAAAAGGGATAAAAATATTCAAAACAAAAGAAATAAGGCAAATTTTAGATATGATGTAA
- the ftsY gene encoding signal recognition particle-docking protein FtsY, whose amino-acid sequence MINFFKKGLQKTVEAMKSAKPKNEKISKDILEEMLLEADVDYEIVEEIIYYLPPQDEVSRKDLERVLNTYFMYEDKNISKEKPFVELILGVNGAGKTTSIAKLANLYKKSGKKVILGACDTFRAGAIEQLRQWSIKLDIPIVASNQGHDPAAVAYDSISSAVARGYDNVLIDTAGRLQNQKNLANELEKIVRISSRAMPSAPHRKILVLDGTQGNNSVKQTYAFNEIVKLDGVIITKLDGTSKGGALFGIARELELPILYIGVGETMDDLVKFDAKEFVNTLLDGIFEE is encoded by the coding sequence ATGATAAATTTTTTTAAAAAAGGTTTGCAAAAAACAGTTGAAGCAATGAAATCTGCCAAACCTAAAAATGAAAAAATTTCAAAAGATATTTTAGAAGAAATGCTTCTAGAAGCGGATGTGGATTATGAAATAGTTGAAGAGATAATTTATTATCTTCCACCACAAGATGAAGTTTCAAGAAAAGATTTAGAGCGTGTTTTAAATACATATTTTATGTATGAAGATAAAAATATATCAAAAGAAAAACCTTTTGTTGAGTTAATTTTAGGTGTAAATGGTGCCGGAAAGACAACATCAATTGCAAAATTAGCAAATTTGTATAAAAAAAGTGGAAAAAAGGTAATTCTTGGAGCTTGCGATACTTTTAGAGCAGGAGCTATCGAACAGCTTAGACAATGGTCAATAAAACTTGATATTCCTATAGTTGCATCAAATCAAGGTCACGATCCAGCAGCTGTTGCATACGACAGCATAAGCTCAGCAGTTGCAAGAGGATATGATAATGTTTTAATTGACACAGCAGGAAGACTTCAAAATCAAAAAAATTTAGCAAATGAGCTAGAAAAAATAGTTAGAATTTCATCTCGCGCCATGCCAAGTGCACCACATAGAAAAATTTTGGTTCTTGATGGAACGCAGGGAAATAATAGCGTTAAGCAAACTTACGCTTTTAATGAAATTGTAAAACTTGATGGGGTAATAATTACAAAGCTTGATGGAACTTCAAAAGGTGGAGCACTTTTTGGAATAGCAAGAGAGCTTGAACTTCCGATTTTATATATCGGAGTTGGTGAAACAATGGATGATTTAGTCAAATTTGATGCAAAGGAATTTGTAAATACGCTTTTGGATGGGATTTTTGAAGAATAA
- a CDS encoding TlpA family protein disulfide reductase encodes MKFIKFIVLFLILFFAGCDKKDDKKSTSMFKDSNKTLNLEQNEAILTTNLDAPITIKFNNDDLISVTKTDDGVNIENSDKATIFFFFTPWCPPCLVQIQVLNNLANKFENDINIYGIVVKNDENPSENKISLEDIKFQISQSLENETLMDAIGGIKNIPFMSVYKKSGKHYKDYLGIIPEEMLEIEIKKAIK; translated from the coding sequence ATGAAATTTATCAAATTTATAGTACTATTTTTGATTCTTTTTTTTGCAGGTTGCGATAAAAAAGATGATAAAAAATCAACTTCCATGTTTAAAGATAGCAATAAAACTTTAAATTTAGAACAAAATGAAGCTATTTTAACAACCAACCTAGATGCGCCAATTACAATTAAATTTAATAATGATGATCTTATAAGCGTTACTAAAACTGACGATGGAGTAAATATAGAAAATAGCGATAAAGCTACAATTTTTTTCTTTTTCACACCTTGGTGTCCTCCTTGCTTGGTTCAAATACAAGTACTTAATAACTTAGCTAATAAATTTGAAAACGATATCAATATTTACGGAATTGTTGTAAAAAATGATGAAAACCCAAGCGAAAATAAAATAAGTCTAGAAGATATAAAGTTTCAAATAAGTCAAAGCTTGGAAAATGAAACTTTGATGGATGCAATAGGTGGAATTAAAAATATACCTTTTATGAGTGTTTATAAAAAAAGTGGAAAGCACTATAAAGACTATTTAGGTATAATACCCGAAGAAATGCTTGAAATAGAGATTAAAAAGGCTATAAAATGA
- a CDS encoding 5-formyltetrahydrofolate cyclo-ligase — protein sequence MTKEIFRKKAKKKLKFIAKTKAKCSHYEILRNLKKIIKTTNSKKILFFMPTANEPNLLLLRRKLVKSNEIFIPLMRNLSFEMVKLRGPFYKSRFGILENRSQNVFKKKIDLAVVPVIGVDGKMARIGHGMGFYDRFFDSLNYKPLIIFVEICDMYIKEIISQKHDIKCDIYLTPKKNYIIRGKNDRNNSRLRSRCSGSWCRISNI from the coding sequence ATGACAAAAGAAATATTTAGAAAAAAAGCTAAAAAAAAGCTTAAATTTATTGCCAAAACAAAAGCTAAGTGTAGCCATTATGAAATTTTAAGAAATCTAAAAAAGATAATTAAAACAACAAATTCTAAGAAAATTTTATTTTTTATGCCAACGGCAAATGAGCCTAATTTGCTGCTTTTAAGAAGAAAATTAGTAAAAAGTAATGAAATTTTTATCCCGCTTATGCGAAATCTTAGCTTTGAAATGGTAAAATTAAGAGGACCTTTTTATAAGTCTCGTTTTGGCATCTTGGAAAATAGATCTCAAAATGTTTTTAAGAAAAAAATAGATTTAGCTGTAGTTCCAGTTATTGGAGTTGATGGAAAAATGGCTAGAATTGGTCATGGAATGGGCTTTTATGATAGATTTTTTGACAGTCTTAACTATAAGCCTTTAATTATTTTTGTGGAGATTTGTGATATGTATATAAAAGAGATTATTTCACAAAAACATGATATTAAATGTGATATTTACTTAACTCCAAAGAAAAATTACATAATAAGAGGAAAAAATGATAGAAATAATTCTAGGCTTAGGAGCCGGTGCAGTGGGAGTTGGTGCAGGATATCTAATATCTAA
- the rny gene encoding ribonuclease Y encodes MIEIILGLGAGAVGVGAGYLISKKINEANYNIFVEQAKAKAKAIEYEAESILKDAKLTIQEAEFDAKKKYEDKVLKIQKDFDSKTAELDKKEKELVEEKQTLNTNTKKIEEFHKDAKNMYDEGKLLKKNYEAKIEEALKVLEHSAGLTEEEARDEILKRVEERSRGDIAHIVRKYEEEAKKEAKKRANYIIAQATTRFAGEYAAERLINVVDIKNDDLKGRIIGKEGRNIKTLEMVLGVDVIIDDTPHAVILSSFNLYRRAIATRVVELLVEDGRIQPARIEEIHKKVCEEFEASILEEGENIVMDLGLSGIHPEIIKLIGKLKFRASYGQNALAHSLEVAHLAGIIAAETGGDENLARRAGLLHDIGKALTHEYEGSHVDLGAEICKRYKEHPVVINAIYAHHGHEEAQSIECAAVCTADALSAARPGARREVLESFLKRVSEVEEIATSKNGVKQAYAINAGREIRVMVNANLINDDEAVLVAKEIADDIKANVQYPGEIKVSVIRETRVTEYAK; translated from the coding sequence ATGATAGAAATAATTCTAGGCTTAGGAGCCGGTGCAGTGGGAGTTGGTGCAGGATATCTAATATCTAAAAAAATAAATGAAGCAAATTATAATATCTTTGTAGAGCAGGCAAAAGCAAAAGCAAAAGCTATTGAATATGAAGCTGAAAGTATTTTAAAAGATGCAAAATTAACTATCCAAGAAGCTGAGTTTGATGCTAAAAAAAAGTATGAAGATAAAGTTTTAAAAATTCAAAAAGATTTTGATTCAAAAACAGCTGAACTTGATAAAAAAGAAAAAGAACTTGTTGAAGAAAAGCAAACTCTAAATACCAATACTAAAAAAATTGAAGAGTTTCATAAAGATGCCAAAAATATGTATGATGAGGGAAAGCTATTAAAGAAAAACTATGAAGCCAAAATAGAAGAGGCATTAAAAGTTTTAGAACATTCTGCAGGTCTAACAGAAGAAGAGGCAAGAGATGAAATTTTAAAAAGAGTTGAAGAAAGAAGCCGCGGAGACATTGCCCATATTGTCAGAAAATATGAAGAAGAAGCAAAAAAAGAGGCAAAAAAAAGAGCAAACTATATCATAGCTCAAGCCACAACTAGATTTGCCGGTGAGTATGCAGCAGAGCGACTTATAAATGTTGTTGATATAAAAAATGATGACTTAAAAGGTAGAATTATCGGCAAAGAGGGGCGAAATATAAAAACCCTAGAAATGGTTTTAGGCGTTGATGTTATAATCGATGATACCCCACACGCAGTTATTTTAAGTAGCTTTAACCTTTATAGAAGAGCAATTGCAACAAGAGTTGTTGAACTATTAGTTGAAGATGGAAGAATTCAACCCGCTAGAATTGAAGAAATTCATAAAAAAGTATGTGAAGAGTTTGAAGCAAGCATCTTAGAAGAGGGTGAAAATATCGTTATGGACTTAGGACTTAGCGGAATTCATCCAGAAATCATAAAATTAATTGGAAAGCTTAAATTTAGAGCAAGTTATGGACAAAATGCTCTTGCTCATAGTCTTGAAGTTGCTCATCTAGCTGGAATTATCGCAGCTGAAACTGGTGGAGATGAAAATTTAGCAAGACGCGCTGGACTTTTACATGATATTGGTAAAGCCTTAACTCATGAATATGAGGGAAGTCATGTGGATTTAGGGGCTGAAATTTGTAAAAGATATAAAGAACACCCAGTTGTTATAAATGCGATATATGCTCACCATGGACATGAGGAAGCACAAAGCATAGAGTGTGCTGCAGTTTGTACAGCTGATGCGCTAAGTGCTGCAAGACCTGGAGCTAGACGCGAAGTGCTTGAAAGTTTCTTAAAAAGAGTTTCTGAGGTTGAGGAGATAGCTACTAGTAAAAATGGGGTAAAGCAAGCATACGCAATAAATGCTGGTAGAGAAATAAGAGTTATGGTAAATGCAAATTTGATAAATGATGATGAGGCTGTTTTAGTTGCAAAAGAAATAGCTGATGATATAAAAGCTAATGTTCAATATCCAGGAGAAATAAAAGTAAGTGTTATAAGAGAAACACGAGTTACTGAATATGCAAAATAA
- a CDS encoding lipid-binding SYLF domain-containing protein encodes MKKILIILSLFFLALNSHAKDEDLLNASNAYELTMREANVDKKSLVDSSKAILIFPSVKKVGFIVGGMYGNGVALIKNGLNFNAYEASISNGSIGFQIGYEDNYMVLFVMNDEILNSMINADIKLGVDATVSLYKASASVGAVSVFDKDVYAFVNKAGAFAGVNIGGFVVNIDTGKIFNQNSYAFENLVKTIKKVY; translated from the coding sequence ATGAAAAAAATTTTAATTATTTTAAGTTTATTTTTTTTAGCTTTAAATTCGCATGCAAAAGATGAGGATTTATTAAACGCATCAAATGCCTATGAGCTTACTATGAGAGAGGCAAATGTTGATAAGAAAAGTCTAGTGGATAGTTCAAAAGCTATTTTAATATTTCCAAGTGTTAAAAAAGTTGGCTTTATAGTTGGAGGAATGTATGGAAACGGGGTTGCTCTTATAAAAAATGGCTTAAATTTTAATGCATATGAAGCAAGTATATCAAATGGAAGTATTGGCTTTCAAATAGGCTATGAAGATAACTACATGGTGCTTTTTGTTATGAATGATGAAATTTTAAATTCTATGATAAATGCAGATATTAAACTTGGAGTGGATGCAACAGTTTCTTTGTATAAGGCTAGTGCAAGCGTTGGAGCTGTTAGTGTATTCGATAAAGATGTTTATGCTTTTGTTAATAAAGCCGGAGCTTTTGCCGGTGTGAATATAGGTGGATTTGTAGTAAATATCGATACTGGTAAGATTTTTAATCAAAATAGTTATGCATTTGAAAATTTAGTAAAAACTATAAAAAAGGTCTATTGA
- a CDS encoding DedA family protein: MSEMLTSLSTYGYIILFLYTLGGGMVAIIAAGVLSYAGSMNLTLVIIIATISNALGDTLLFYLSRYNKKEIMPYFKKQKRNLALAQILFKKHGGKIILFKKYIYGLKTLVPLAIGLTKYSFYKFSIINIISAFIWALSLGLLSYFSGDILINLFSLIKQNPLIMPFILLIIIGLIILYFKQATKKKSK, translated from the coding sequence ATGAGTGAAATGTTAACTTCACTTTCTACTTATGGATATATTATTTTATTTTTATACACACTTGGTGGTGGTATGGTTGCGATAATTGCCGCTGGAGTTTTAAGCTATGCTGGAAGCATGAATCTAACTCTTGTTATAATTATAGCAACTATTTCAAATGCCTTGGGAGATACTCTTCTTTTTTATTTAAGTAGATATAACAAAAAAGAAATTATGCCATATTTTAAAAAACAAAAACGAAATTTAGCCTTAGCTCAAATACTATTTAAAAAACATGGTGGAAAAATAATTTTATTTAAAAAATACATATATGGTTTAAAAACTTTAGTTCCACTTGCCATTGGACTTACAAAATATAGTTTTTATAAATTTAGCATTATAAATATAATAAGTGCTTTTATCTGGGCTTTAAGTCTTGGACTTTTAAGTTATTTTTCAGGTGATATACTTATAAATTTATTCAGCCTCATAAAGCAAAATCCATTAATTATGCCATTTATTTTACTTATAATAATTGGTTTAATTATACTTTATTTTAAACAAGCAACTAAGAAAAAATCTAAATAA
- a CDS encoding cation diffusion facilitator family transporter, translating to MSNLENKTILFKVSPPLVAGVTAFVLAIFKLTAGLFSGSIAVMASAIDSMLDSIISGLNYAALKKSKDKANSKFNYGLSKLEALMAFLEGLFILGVGLFIFYSSVKNIFYSQGEIKTDIAILVMVISALTTGLLVFYLHLQKKSSLIVKADILHYKSDLYTNIATILALIIIYFTGFVLIDSLFGIIVSVYIFISSIKLMKEGGNILLDRAIDKNIVENIVGFIKSRNQILSYHNLKTRQSVDKAYLNIDLVFRKDISLQNAHDEGEVLINYIKNSYPNFEWDIDIHFDPVDDSKKD from the coding sequence ATGTCAAATTTAGAAAATAAAACTATACTTTTTAAAGTAAGTCCACCGCTTGTTGCAGGAGTTACTGCTTTTGTTTTAGCTATATTTAAGCTAACTGCAGGACTTTTTAGTGGCTCAATTGCTGTTATGGCATCGGCGATTGATTCGATGCTTGACTCTATCATTTCAGGATTAAACTATGCAGCTTTAAAAAAATCAAAAGATAAAGCAAATTCTAAATTTAACTATGGACTTAGCAAGCTTGAAGCTTTAATGGCATTTTTAGAAGGGCTTTTTATACTTGGAGTTGGGCTTTTTATATTTTATTCAAGCGTTAAAAATATATTTTATTCTCAAGGTGAGATAAAAACTGATATCGCAATTTTGGTTATGGTTATTTCGGCTTTAACCACTGGACTTTTAGTTTTTTATCTTCATTTGCAGAAAAAAAGTTCTTTAATTGTAAAAGCCGATATTTTGCACTATAAAAGTGATCTTTACACAAATATAGCAACTATTTTAGCTCTTATAATTATATATTTTACAGGTTTTGTTTTAATTGATTCTCTTTTTGGCATTATCGTTAGTGTTTATATTTTCATAAGTTCTATAAAGCTCATGAAAGAGGGTGGAAATATACTACTTGATAGGGCTATTGATAAAAATATAGTTGAAAATATAGTTGGTTTTATAAAAAGTAGAAACCAAATTCTTAGTTATCATAATTTAAAAACTAGGCAAAGTGTAGATAAAGCTTATTTAAACATTGATTTGGTTTTTAGAAAAGATATTTCTTTACAAAATGCTCACGATGAGGGTGAAGTGTTGATTAATTATATAAAAAACAGTTATCCAAATTTTGAGTGGGACATAGATATTCATTTTGATCCAGTTGATGACTCTAAAAAAGATTAA
- a CDS encoding carbon-nitrogen hydrolase produces the protein MKDLKVGIISQKFEISKDQTRQKTVNLIEKVVLKGANLIVLQELHQSEYFCQYEDVNLFDYANSYEDDIKFWSDVAKKNGVVLVTSLFEKRAAGLYHNTAVVFEKDGEIAGKYRKMHIPDDPNFYEKFYFTPGDLGYEPINTSVGRLGVLVCWDQWYPEAARLMALKGAEILIYPTAIGWFDSDEEDEKYRQLEAWVSVQRGHAVANTLPVVAVNRVGFEPDKSGVSDGIRFWGNSFVFGPQGEELFRSDNESELCEVVEIDKQRCENVRRWWPFLRDRRIDSYGDLTKRFID, from the coding sequence ATGAAAGATTTAAAAGTAGGCATAATTTCACAAAAATTTGAAATTTCAAAAGACCAAACTAGACAAAAAACAGTAAATTTGATAGAAAAAGTAGTTTTAAAAGGTGCAAATTTAATTGTTTTGCAAGAACTTCACCAAAGTGAGTATTTTTGTCAGTATGAAGATGTTAACTTATTTGATTATGCTAATTCTTATGAAGATGATATTAAATTTTGGAGTGATGTTGCTAAGAAAAATGGTGTTGTTTTAGTAACATCTTTGTTTGAAAAAAGAGCTGCTGGACTTTATCATAATACTGCTGTTGTTTTTGAAAAAGATGGAGAAATAGCTGGAAAATACCGCAAAATGCACATTCCAGATGATCCAAATTTTTATGAAAAGTTTTATTTTACACCAGGAGATTTAGGATATGAGCCAATAAATACAAGTGTTGGAAGACTTGGTGTTTTGGTATGTTGGGATCAGTGGTATCCTGAGGCTGCAAGATTAATGGCTTTAAAAGGAGCAGAAATCTTGATCTACCCAACGGCTATTGGTTGGTTTGATAGTGATGAAGAGGATGAAAAATACCGCCAACTTGAAGCTTGGGTGAGTGTTCAAAGAGGTCATGCCGTAGCAAACACACTTCCAGTTGTTGCAGTAAATAGAGTTGGTTTTGAGCCAGATAAAAGTGGCGTTAGTGATGGCATTAGGTTTTGGGGTAATAGCTTTGTTTTTGGACCGCAAGGCGAAGAGCTTTTTAGAAGTGATAATGAAAGTGAACTTTGTGAAGTTGTTGAGATTGATAAACAAAGATGTGAAAATGTAAGGCGTTGGTGGCCATTTTTAAGAGATAGAAGAATTGATAGTTATGGTGATTTGACTAAGAGATTTATTGATTGA
- a CDS encoding PD-(D/E)XK nuclease family protein: MINFNKLIQDVSIAKKESELRKLRGVNDYNIFTELLDQNDEVRLHSGFIYSLLNPAGTHYQKSLFLKKFLEICDIRDFNYENAEVFKEYKHIDIYITDGNKHVILENKIYAGDQEAQIERYVKTIKIDKDANFKDIEVIYLSLDREFPNKYSLGNYKIKNNFLINNDEKIKLHIFTYKLEITKWLKECKNEVENLTNLNFYITEYEKVIKKLYGEYKMVSTDVRNIIKENYEIAKAIYEDFEQTEKEIVDEFTQKTYEIAKERLSDEFIIEYKKINGRYNEDLIIKKNDWKLYFCFEFDDSKQRFLYYGIKKDKKCENIDCRKIEFSGKNGFSVSEWWVIWKWLGKNDNGRKENLANNIMLNNITPEYFSSILINMVNQYSNELDKLNKNISL, encoded by the coding sequence ATGATAAATTTTAATAAGCTAATTCAAGATGTTAGTATAGCTAAAAAAGAATCTGAGCTAAGAAAGCTTCGCGGAGTTAATGATTATAATATTTTTACCGAGCTTTTAGATCAAAATGATGAAGTTAGACTTCATTCAGGTTTTATATATTCTCTTCTAAATCCAGCAGGCACACATTATCAAAAAAGTTTATTTTTAAAAAAATTTTTAGAAATTTGCGATATAAGAGATTTTAATTATGAAAATGCTGAAGTTTTTAAAGAGTATAAACATATAGATATTTATATAACGGATGGAAATAAACATGTTATTTTAGAAAATAAAATTTATGCAGGTGATCAAGAGGCGCAAATAGAAAGATATGTAAAAACTATAAAAATAGATAAAGATGCAAATTTTAAAGATATAGAGGTTATATATCTTAGTTTAGATAGGGAATTTCCAAATAAATATAGTTTAGGGAATTATAAAATAAAAAATAATTTTTTAATAAACAATGATGAAAAAATAAAATTACATATTTTTACTTACAAGCTAGAAATTACAAAATGGTTAAAGGAGTGTAAAAATGAAGTTGAAAATTTAACAAATTTAAATTTTTACATTACGGAATATGAAAAAGTTATAAAAAAACTATATGGAGAATACAAGATGGTAAGTACAGATGTAAGAAATATCATAAAAGAAAATTATGAGATAGCAAAAGCTATTTATGAAGATTTTGAACAAACAGAAAAAGAAATAGTTGATGAATTTACTCAAAAAACATATGAAATAGCAAAAGAAAGGCTATCTGATGAATTTATAATAGAGTATAAAAAAATTAATGGTAGATATAACGAGGATTTGATAATAAAGAAAAATGATTGGAAATTATATTTTTGTTTTGAATTTGATGATAGCAAACAGAGATTTTTGTACTATGGTATAAAAAAAGATAAAAAATGCGAAAATATTGATTGTAGAAAAATAGAGTTTAGCGGAAAAAATGGTTTTAGTGTTTCTGAGTGGTGGGTTATATGGAAATGGTTAGGTAAAAATGATAATGGACGAAAAGAAAATTTAGCTAATAATATAATGTTAAATAATATAACACCTGAATATTTCTCCAGCATTTTAATAAATATGGTTAACCAATATTCAAACGAATTAGATAAATTAAATAAAAATATTAGCCTTTAA
- a CDS encoding M48 family metallopeptidase, protein MANFQIKNIATMDSKFIKFDEFDIKVTKKRVKYARLRVDRNGDIHLTLPILFPKFMVLEFLNKNKAWIENRVNFIKSKSLPKNKTMLLGQIYSLKFDESFKKTKILGNEIRALNLSEFIKFKRDFAKNEYMKFINLYLPIINKPINKLTIRDMKTRWGSCNFKKGYINLALNLVEKSPELIEYVILHELTHLIFPHHQKSFYDYIANLMPDFRDREKRLKG, encoded by the coding sequence GTGGCAAATTTCCAGATCAAGAACATAGCTACAATGGATAGCAAATTTATAAAATTTGATGAATTTGACATAAAAGTTACTAAAAAGCGTGTAAAATATGCAAGACTTAGGGTTGATAGAAATGGCGATATACATCTCACTTTGCCAATTTTATTTCCTAAATTTATGGTTTTAGAGTTTTTAAACAAAAATAAAGCTTGGATTGAAAACAGAGTTAATTTTATAAAAAGTAAATCACTTCCAAAAAATAAAACTATGCTTTTAGGTCAAATTTATAGTTTAAAATTTGATGAAAGTTTTAAAAAAACTAAGATTTTGGGTAATGAAATAAGAGCTTTAAATTTAAGTGAATTTATAAAATTTAAAAGAGATTTTGCAAAAAATGAGTATATGAAATTTATAAATTTATATTTGCCAATTATAAATAAACCTATCAATAAACTAACAATTCGCGATATGAAAACCAGATGGGGAAGTTGTAATTTTAAAAAAGGATATATAAATCTAGCTTTAAATTTAGTGGAAAAAAGTCCTGAATTAATCGAATATGTGATTCTTCACGAACTAACTCATCTAATTTTTCCACATCATCAAAAAAGCTTTTATGACTATATTGCCAATTTAATGCCTGATTTTAGAGATAGAGAAAAAAGGCTTAAAGGCTAA
- the panB gene encoding 3-methyl-2-oxobutanoate hydroxymethyltransferase, translating into MDKHEKKVTINYLKSQKGKSKLTMITAYDALFANIFDGFVDMILIGDSLEMNFNGRDDTLKATMQNMIYHTKAVCRGAKTSYIIADMPFGSIKDEKSSLKNAILFYKKTKADAVKIEANTIPLSIIKTIVNNGIAVVAHIGLTPQNSRDEGGYHVKAKEENEAKMLIQKAIDLENVGASILVVEGTIASVAEKITQSVKIPVIGIGAGNKTDGQVLVFSDAFGFYDKFKPKFVKRFLNGKELVQNALFEYINEVKSGKFPDQEHSYNG; encoded by the coding sequence ATGGATAAACATGAAAAAAAAGTAACAATTAATTATCTAAAATCACAAAAAGGCAAATCAAAATTAACTATGATAACTGCGTATGATGCACTTTTTGCAAATATTTTTGATGGATTTGTTGATATGATTTTAATAGGCGATAGCTTAGAGATGAACTTTAATGGACGAGATGATACATTAAAAGCCACAATGCAAAATATGATTTATCACACAAAAGCAGTTTGTAGAGGTGCAAAAACCTCATATATAATTGCTGATATGCCATTTGGTAGCATAAAAGATGAAAAATCGTCTTTAAAAAATGCTATTTTATTCTATAAAAAAACAAAAGCTGATGCAGTTAAAATAGAAGCAAACACCATTCCTCTTAGCATTATTAAAACTATTGTAAACAACGGAATTGCAGTAGTTGCTCACATTGGCTTAACTCCTCAAAACTCACGCGATGAGGGTGGATATCATGTAAAAGCAAAAGAAGAAAATGAAGCTAAAATGCTAATTCAAAAGGCAATAGATTTAGAAAACGTGGGAGCTTCGATATTAGTAGTCGAAGGAACAATAGCAAGTGTTGCTGAAAAAATCACACAAAGTGTAAAAATACCAGTTATTGGCATTGGAGCAGGAAACAAAACTGATGGGCAAGTTTTAGTTTTTAGCGATGCATTTGGATTTTATGATAAATTTAAACCTAAATTTGTAAAAAGATTTTTAAATGGAAAAGAGCTTGTTCAAAATGCCTTATTTGAATATATAAATGAGGTAAAAAGTGGCAAATTTCCAGATCAAGAACATAGCTACAATGGATAG